A stretch of the Bacillus sp. FJAT-18017 genome encodes the following:
- a CDS encoding DEAD/DEAH box helicase → MLNIQETFKPFVQNVWEKSGFKQPTSIQEAAIPAILDGRDLIAESPTGTGKTLAYLLPVLEKIDSSSIGLQAVVLASSQELIMQVYQEFQKWSEGSGIRGATFIGGANVKRQLEKLKKKPHIAFGTPGRMNELIKQKKIKMHEVKMVVLDEGDQLLVREHIGQVEDIVKSSLKSRQVVLFSATMKPETEEMAKRLTENPEVIRIKKDTSIEQGKVEHIYFSCEPREKLLLLEKIARLQNIKTLAFINDITEIGVITAKLQFKELSAGLLHSELDKTVRQKAIKDFRDGKINMLVATDVAARGLDIQGVTHVVHVDFPRDIEQYIHRSGRTGRMGADGTVISLVTEREERELKIFAKKLNLSVEKRIFYKGQIAVDNIRQLERAKRK, encoded by the coding sequence ATGCTGAATATACAAGAAACTTTTAAGCCATTTGTTCAAAATGTTTGGGAGAAGTCGGGTTTTAAGCAGCCGACGTCAATTCAGGAGGCCGCAATCCCGGCGATCCTTGATGGACGTGATTTGATTGCCGAGTCGCCGACTGGGACCGGAAAGACACTTGCGTACTTGCTGCCAGTCCTCGAGAAAATCGACAGCTCAAGCATTGGGCTTCAGGCGGTCGTGCTTGCGTCCAGCCAGGAGCTAATTATGCAGGTGTATCAAGAATTCCAGAAATGGTCGGAAGGGAGCGGCATCCGCGGCGCAACGTTCATTGGCGGCGCCAACGTGAAACGGCAGCTTGAGAAGCTTAAGAAAAAGCCGCATATTGCCTTCGGGACACCAGGCCGGATGAATGAATTAATAAAGCAGAAGAAAATCAAGATGCATGAAGTGAAGATGGTTGTATTAGATGAAGGTGATCAGCTGCTGGTTCGCGAGCATATCGGGCAGGTGGAGGATATTGTTAAATCTTCGCTGAAGTCCCGCCAAGTGGTGCTGTTCTCAGCAACAATGAAGCCGGAAACAGAAGAGATGGCCAAGAGGCTGACAGAAAATCCGGAAGTAATTCGTATTAAAAAGGATACGTCAATCGAGCAAGGGAAGGTCGAGCATATTTATTTCTCATGTGAGCCACGGGAAAAGCTGCTCTTGCTTGAGAAAATTGCCCGCCTCCAAAACATTAAGACACTTGCGTTTATTAATGATATAACCGAGATTGGGGTAATTACCGCAAAGCTTCAGTTTAAAGAGTTATCTGCAGGCCTCCTCCACAGTGAGTTGGATAAAACGGTCAGGCAGAAGGCTATTAAAGATTTTCGTGATGGGAAAATAAACATGCTTGTGGCAACCGATGTCGCGGCGCGCGGCCTCGATATTCAAGGAGTCACGCATGTGGTCCATGTGGATTTCCCACGGGATATCGAGCAGTACATCCACCGTTCGGGAAGGACTGGCCGGATGGGTGCAGATGGAACGGTCATTTCGCTCGTAACCGAGCGGGAAGAGCGCGAGTTGAAGATTTTTGCAAAGAAGTTGAATCTTTCTGTTGAAAAACGGATTTTCTATAAAGGCCAAATTGCGGTAGACAATATCCGCCAGCTTGAACGGGCGAAAAGGAAATAA
- a CDS encoding MBL fold metallo-hydrolase encodes MDYKFENSILPLISIGDKIGINVLDDVYMYTTKIVNLFLIGNPETEGSFSLIDSGMPKCADEIIKAVEDRFGKGAKPASIILTHGHFDHVGSLAELLERWEVPVYAHRLELPYLTGRADYPKGDPETDGGLVSELSPLFPNHGINLGNRIEALPNNGGVPGLEEWIWVHTPGHTPGHISLFRERDRSLIAGDAFVTVKQESLYKVLTQTQEISGPPKYYTTDWEAAYQSVKELLFLKPVLAVTGHGLPMNGDELVEALDYLVSHFNQIAVPEHGKFVRKGTNINRGYSQ; translated from the coding sequence ATGGATTACAAATTTGAGAATTCAATTTTGCCGCTAATAAGCATCGGCGATAAAATTGGCATTAATGTTCTTGATGACGTTTATATGTATACAACAAAAATTGTGAATTTGTTTCTAATTGGCAATCCGGAAACAGAAGGAAGCTTCTCGTTGATTGACTCAGGAATGCCGAAGTGTGCAGATGAAATTATAAAAGCTGTCGAGGATCGGTTTGGAAAAGGGGCGAAACCAGCTTCAATTATTTTGACTCATGGACATTTTGACCATGTTGGGTCGCTTGCTGAGTTGCTTGAAAGGTGGGAGGTGCCTGTCTATGCACATCGTTTGGAACTCCCTTACTTGACCGGGAGAGCGGATTACCCGAAAGGAGACCCCGAGACGGATGGCGGCCTGGTCTCTGAGCTTTCCCCTCTTTTCCCCAATCACGGCATCAATCTCGGTAACAGGATAGAGGCATTGCCTAATAATGGAGGTGTTCCGGGCCTTGAGGAATGGATATGGGTGCATACTCCAGGTCATACTCCGGGGCATATTTCACTGTTCCGGGAGCGTGACAGGTCCCTGATTGCCGGGGACGCATTTGTAACGGTGAAACAGGAATCTCTATATAAGGTACTAACACAAACACAGGAAATCAGCGGCCCGCCAAAGTACTACACAACAGACTGGGAAGCCGCGTACCAATCAGTCAAGGAACTCTTGTTTTTAAAGCCAGTACTCGCAGTCACCGGACATGGCCTACCCATGAACGGGGATGAACTTGTAGAAGCCCTTGATTACCTTGTCAGCCACTTCAATCAAATCGCCGTCCCGGAGCATGGCAAGTTTGTAAGGAAAGGAACAAACATAAACCGGGGGTATAGCCAATGA
- a CDS encoding 4Fe-4S binding protein: MSALTKYYKRVKRHPIQYTRMAVQIAFALFMLFVGFRFYQFYQHFNTMGIEPLVPRPGVVEGFLPVSALVGLKVWVTTGIFDPIHPAGLVLFTFFVASGFIFRKAFCGWICPIGTLGEWLARFGRKLFKRNFDMPRWLIWILTPLKYLILIFFIKAIIFDMPVFYAIDFMAGNYNKISDVKMMMFFLNIGGVGLTVLLVLAVLSVFFKNFWCRVLCPYGAMIGLGSVLGITKIKRNEETCIDCNACTRVCPQRISVSTKKAVRTPDCSACMSCVEVCPVKDTLNMTVANKKVNKWTIPIAFFATFFIVVAIAKLTGHWETMITYEEFRMLIPSVNNIGH; this comes from the coding sequence ATGTCCGCATTAACAAAGTATTATAAGCGGGTCAAGAGGCACCCTATCCAATATACTAGGATGGCGGTGCAAATTGCATTTGCATTGTTCATGCTATTTGTCGGGTTTCGCTTTTATCAGTTTTATCAGCATTTCAATACGATGGGCATTGAGCCGCTCGTGCCAAGACCAGGCGTGGTAGAGGGATTCCTGCCGGTTTCAGCGCTTGTGGGCTTAAAGGTTTGGGTCACGACAGGCATCTTTGACCCAATCCATCCTGCAGGACTTGTACTATTCACATTTTTTGTAGCTTCTGGTTTTATTTTTCGGAAAGCATTCTGCGGCTGGATTTGTCCAATTGGAACTCTTGGTGAATGGCTTGCCAGGTTTGGCAGAAAGCTCTTCAAACGGAACTTTGACATGCCAAGATGGCTCATTTGGATTCTTACGCCATTAAAATACTTGATACTGATTTTCTTCATAAAGGCGATCATTTTTGATATGCCGGTTTTTTATGCGATTGACTTCATGGCTGGTAATTATAATAAAATTTCCGATGTAAAGATGATGATGTTCTTTTTAAATATTGGCGGTGTAGGGTTGACTGTCTTGCTTGTACTTGCCGTCCTGTCGGTTTTCTTTAAAAATTTCTGGTGTCGCGTCCTGTGCCCGTACGGTGCGATGATCGGCCTGGGTTCTGTTTTGGGGATTACCAAAATCAAGAGGAACGAAGAAACCTGTATCGATTGCAATGCTTGTACAAGGGTTTGTCCTCAGCGTATTTCCGTTTCGACGAAAAAGGCAGTCAGGACTCCGGATTGCTCGGCATGTATGTCGTGTGTGGAAGTCTGCCCTGTCAAAGATACGCTGAACATGACGGTTGCCAACAAAAAGGTTAATAAATGGACCATTCCTATCGCTTTCTTTGCAACCTTCTTTATTGTTGTCGCAATTGCCAAGCTGACCGGCCATTGGGAAACAATGATTACGTATGAGGAATTCAGGATGCTGATTCCGTCGGTCAACAATATCGGCCATTAA
- a CDS encoding Gfo/Idh/MocA family protein has protein sequence MINLATIGTSWITEAFISAARLSGKLELKAIYSRSADKARTFADHTGAPRIYTNLEEMAQSPDIDAVYIASPNSEHFRQALLFLKNKKHVFCEKPMFTNSKELEEAFRVAEKNGVYLFEAIRNIHSPNLDILREELGRAGTLRSAFLTYMKYSSRYDLVLKGEEPNIFSAKFSGGALMDLGVYAIHLAVRLFGRPQKVSYSPVMLPTGVDGSGTLVLSYPGFVCTIMCSKISDSFIPCEIHGESGTFILGDVAPISSIEFLDRKSGEKLSFGSQPAEEDMMYEAARFADIIEQKQNEAYQELKQQSRIVLEVIGEARKQNGIIFKVEKE, from the coding sequence ATGATTAATCTTGCAACAATCGGGACGAGCTGGATTACAGAGGCGTTCATTTCGGCAGCTCGTCTTAGCGGAAAACTTGAGCTTAAAGCAATCTATTCCCGCTCTGCGGATAAGGCTCGTACATTTGCTGATCATACTGGTGCTCCTCGGATTTACACAAACCTTGAAGAAATGGCACAAAGCCCAGATATCGACGCAGTCTACATAGCATCTCCAAACTCCGAGCATTTCAGGCAGGCACTTCTTTTTTTGAAAAATAAGAAGCACGTGTTCTGCGAAAAACCAATGTTTACAAACTCAAAAGAGCTGGAAGAGGCATTTCGTGTAGCGGAGAAAAATGGAGTCTATTTATTTGAGGCAATCCGCAATATTCATTCGCCGAATCTTGACATCCTGAGAGAGGAGCTTGGCCGAGCGGGGACTTTGAGGAGCGCATTTCTTACCTATATGAAATACTCCTCCCGCTATGACCTCGTTTTAAAAGGTGAAGAACCAAATATTTTTTCAGCAAAATTCTCCGGCGGCGCTCTAATGGACCTCGGTGTCTATGCAATCCATCTTGCCGTCAGGCTGTTTGGCAGGCCGCAAAAGGTGTCGTACTCCCCAGTCATGCTGCCGACAGGGGTTGATGGCTCCGGAACTCTTGTATTGTCCTATCCAGGCTTTGTTTGTACGATCATGTGCTCGAAAATATCCGATTCATTTATTCCGTGTGAAATCCATGGGGAGAGCGGAACCTTTATCCTTGGAGATGTGGCCCCGATTTCGTCAATTGAATTTCTGGACAGGAAAAGCGGCGAGAAGCTTAGCTTCGGTTCCCAGCCTGCTGAGGAGGACATGATGTACGAAGCAGCACGCTTTGCAGATATCATTGAGCAAAAGCAGAATGAAGCTTACCAGGAATTGAAGCAGCAATCTCGCATTGTGCTCGAAGTCATAGGTGAAGCAAGGAAACAGAACGGGATTATTTTTAAAGTGGAAAAAGAATAA
- a CDS encoding glutamine--tRNA ligase/YqeY domain fusion protein — MEHTSSNFIRDIIIKDLESGKRDSVVTRFPPEPNGYLHIGHAKSIILNFGLADEFKGTTNLRFDDTNPLKEDIEYVNSIKEDVQWLGFEWDNLYFASDYFEEMYNRAVLLIKKGLAYVDDLSADEIREYRGTLTEPGKESPYRNRSIEENLDLFERMRAGEFGNGEKVLRAKIDMGSPNINLRDPVIYRISHTTHHNTGDKWCIYPMYAFAHPIEDAIEGVTHSICTIEFEDQRPFYNWVVEQCEMEATPQQIEFGRLNVTNTVMSKRKLKQLVDEGFVDGWDDPRMPTISGMRRRGYTPESIRSFVRETGVSKGSGAVDEQMLEHFVREDLKMKALRTMAILNPLKVVITNYPESEVEWLEAENNPENEEMGKRQIPFSREIYIEQDDFMENPPAKYFRLFPGNEVRLKHAYFIKCEEVVKDEDGNVVELRCTYDPETKSGTGFTGRKVKGTIHWVEASQAVPAEFRLYEPLILDDNGEEDGEDDTKTFLDKVNPNSLQVLQGFVEPNMKGVAAQEKFQFFRHGYFNVDPKYTNEEKPVFNRIVSLKSSFKL, encoded by the coding sequence GTGGAGCATACTTCATCTAATTTTATCCGCGATATCATCATAAAAGACTTGGAATCAGGAAAGCGTGACAGCGTTGTGACCCGCTTCCCTCCTGAACCGAATGGCTACCTGCATATCGGGCATGCCAAATCAATCATCCTGAACTTCGGCCTGGCTGACGAGTTCAAGGGAACCACCAATCTACGCTTTGATGACACCAATCCTTTGAAGGAAGACATTGAATACGTCAATTCAATCAAGGAAGATGTCCAATGGCTTGGCTTCGAGTGGGACAATCTTTATTTTGCTTCTGATTATTTTGAGGAAATGTACAACCGAGCTGTACTATTAATTAAAAAGGGGCTTGCCTATGTGGACGACCTGTCCGCTGATGAAATTCGCGAGTACCGCGGTACGTTGACAGAGCCAGGCAAGGAAAGCCCGTACCGGAATCGTTCCATTGAGGAAAACCTTGACCTGTTTGAACGGATGAGGGCCGGCGAATTTGGGAATGGCGAGAAAGTGCTCCGCGCAAAAATTGATATGGGCTCACCGAATATCAACCTTCGTGATCCTGTCATTTACCGGATTTCACATACAACTCACCACAACACTGGCGACAAATGGTGCATCTATCCGATGTATGCATTTGCCCACCCGATCGAGGATGCGATTGAAGGTGTGACTCACTCGATTTGTACGATTGAGTTTGAGGACCAGCGCCCATTTTACAATTGGGTTGTCGAGCAATGTGAAATGGAGGCAACTCCGCAGCAAATTGAGTTCGGCCGCCTGAATGTCACCAATACAGTTATGAGCAAACGCAAATTAAAGCAGTTGGTTGACGAAGGCTTCGTTGACGGCTGGGACGATCCACGGATGCCGACAATCTCCGGGATGCGCCGCCGCGGCTATACCCCTGAATCGATTCGTTCGTTCGTCCGCGAAACAGGCGTTTCAAAAGGATCTGGCGCGGTCGACGAGCAAATGCTTGAGCACTTTGTCCGTGAAGATTTAAAGATGAAGGCGCTTCGGACGATGGCGATTCTGAACCCGCTCAAGGTTGTTATCACCAATTATCCTGAAAGTGAAGTAGAATGGCTTGAGGCTGAGAACAATCCGGAAAATGAGGAAATGGGCAAAAGGCAAATTCCGTTCTCCCGCGAAATTTATATTGAGCAGGACGACTTCATGGAGAACCCTCCAGCCAAGTACTTCCGCCTCTTCCCTGGCAACGAAGTTCGCCTGAAGCACGCGTATTTCATTAAATGCGAGGAAGTCGTTAAAGACGAGGATGGCAATGTTGTCGAGCTTCGCTGCACGTACGACCCGGAAACAAAGAGCGGCACTGGTTTTACCGGCCGGAAAGTAAAAGGAACGATTCACTGGGTTGAAGCAAGCCAGGCTGTTCCTGCCGAGTTCCGTTTGTACGAGCCGCTAATCCTTGATGACAACGGCGAAGAAGATGGCGAAGATGATACGAAAACGTTCCTGGACAAGGTGAATCCAAATTCGCTTCAGGTACTGCAAGGCTTTGTCGAGCCAAACATGAAGGGTGTGGCAGCCCAGGAGAAGTTCCAGTTCTTCCGCCACGGCTACTTTAATGTAGACCCGAAATATACAAATGAAGAAAAACCGGTATTCAACCGGATTGTTTCGTTGAAGAGTTCGTTTAAACTATAA
- a CDS encoding DinB family protein, with product MLSQLKSIREDLMRCIMEFTEEQFNQKPAEDRWSAAQVAHHLYTTEKQIVGSLRESLELESEKAEERDFSFIVDRTRKVKSETEPPAQFLEKQDVCALLLESRENLEQLVKKEGEEAFINKSIEDEAFGRMSLKNLVDFIGFHEKRHTAQIDEIKSEII from the coding sequence ATGCTGTCACAACTTAAATCAATCCGGGAAGACTTAATGCGATGCATTATGGAGTTCACCGAAGAACAATTTAACCAAAAGCCAGCTGAGGACAGGTGGAGCGCAGCCCAGGTTGCCCATCATCTCTACACGACGGAAAAACAGATTGTAGGCTCATTACGTGAAAGTTTGGAGCTTGAAAGTGAAAAAGCGGAGGAGCGGGATTTCAGTTTTATAGTGGACAGAACCAGGAAGGTGAAATCAGAAACAGAACCTCCAGCTCAGTTTCTTGAAAAGCAGGACGTATGTGCGCTTCTCCTTGAGTCGAGGGAAAACCTTGAGCAATTGGTAAAAAAGGAGGGTGAGGAAGCCTTTATAAACAAGTCAATCGAGGATGAAGCGTTTGGGCGGATGAGTCTGAAGAATCTCGTCGATTTTATCGGCTTTCATGAAAAAAGGCATACAGCGCAAATTGATGAAATCAAAAGTGAAATTATATAA
- a CDS encoding ABC transporter permease translates to MSVMENFKMALSSLKAHKLRSILTMLGIIIGVGAVIIVVAIGQGGEAMLKEQITGPGNTIEVFYQPSDEEIRANPNIMLKAPFTQEDIRALEQIPEVKRVVASSTQFSSARLKEKTIDVSAVGITKEYMDLYELKIEKGRELSSSDFLGGRRVGLASNKLQEELFEGKSPVGKVILVANQPVEIIGVLEKPEGLFAFGSMEVYMPFQTWRMMYGSSDYTQVTLQADEPDHIQTAGKKAERTLNNLHNTEESYRVINMEEIAAGVGQITNIMTLIIGSIAGISLFVGGIGVMNIMLVSVTERTREIGIRMALGATRNQVLTQFLIESVTLTLIGGILGIGLGWGVATLVSIFAGWPSLVSWQVVVGGVLFSMVIGVIFGILPANKASKLDPIESLRYE, encoded by the coding sequence ATGAGTGTAATGGAAAATTTCAAGATGGCATTGAGCTCACTGAAGGCACATAAGCTGAGATCCATTTTGACTATGCTGGGCATTATCATCGGGGTAGGGGCAGTCATCATCGTCGTGGCGATTGGCCAGGGCGGTGAAGCGATGCTGAAGGAGCAGATAACCGGACCCGGCAATACGATTGAAGTATTTTATCAGCCTTCTGACGAAGAAATCCGTGCCAATCCAAATATTATGCTTAAAGCCCCCTTCACCCAGGAAGATATTCGTGCTCTTGAACAAATCCCAGAAGTGAAACGAGTTGTCGCTTCGAGCACTCAATTTTCCTCTGCCAGGCTGAAGGAAAAGACGATAGATGTTTCTGCAGTTGGAATTACAAAAGAGTATATGGACCTGTATGAATTGAAGATTGAAAAGGGGAGGGAGCTTTCCTCCTCTGACTTCCTTGGTGGCAGGCGGGTAGGGCTTGCGAGCAACAAGCTTCAGGAAGAGCTTTTTGAAGGGAAATCTCCTGTAGGAAAGGTTATTCTGGTTGCTAATCAGCCTGTGGAAATTATCGGTGTACTCGAAAAGCCCGAAGGATTGTTCGCGTTTGGTTCAATGGAAGTGTATATGCCCTTCCAGACGTGGCGGATGATGTATGGCAGCTCGGATTACACGCAAGTGACCCTTCAGGCCGATGAGCCGGACCATATCCAGACAGCCGGCAAAAAGGCTGAAAGGACACTGAATAATCTTCATAATACGGAGGAGTCGTACCGGGTCATCAATATGGAAGAAATAGCGGCAGGAGTGGGCCAAATTACGAATATCATGACCCTCATCATCGGCAGCATTGCCGGGATATCACTGTTTGTCGGCGGTATTGGTGTAATGAATATCATGCTCGTCTCTGTCACAGAACGGACGCGGGAAATCGGGATTCGGATGGCGCTTGGAGCAACCCGAAATCAGGTACTCACACAGTTCCTGATTGAGTCTGTGACGTTGACATTGATTGGCGGTATTCTGGGAATTGGCCTCGGCTGGGGCGTTGCGACATTGGTAAGCATATTCGCAGGCTGGCCTTCACTCGTTTCCTGGCAGGTTGTTGTCGGCGGTGTCCTGTTCTCAATGGTCATCGGCGTGATTTTCGGAATCCTGCCGGCGAACAAGGCATCAAAGCTCGACCCGATAGAATCATTGAGATATGAATAA